From a single Nicotiana tomentosiformis chromosome 2, ASM39032v3, whole genome shotgun sequence genomic region:
- the LOC138906275 gene encoding uncharacterized protein, whose protein sequence is MDQDFLVNTENVVPSLGLLYSDVESKTLENLNDATLSRSIAGLALRTVILEIESARREERRKVIFLKMKQTYREYCGKYREIRRRFGEDKNSRALQDELKEKDDELVKVIEKCSVLKGALRDKEEELEVSRGVEAQCGDLQAQVILLRAELKECEFKADDLSGEVAEKAADLKKVELAQSGAMRKMKALEIVICVLCSERENTLETARLKEEWLDERIRE, encoded by the exons ATGGATCAGGATTTTTTGGTTAACACGGAGAACGTGGTTCCTTCCCTTGGTCTCCTCTATTCTGATGTGGAGAGTAAAACCCTTGAAAATCTGAATGACGCTACCTTGTCTAGGAGCATAGCCGGCCTCGCTCTCAGG aCTGTGATATTGGAAATTGAAAGCGCTCGAAGAGAGGAGAGGCGTAAGGTTATTTTTCTGAAGATGAAGCAAACATACCGCGAGTACTGTGGGAAGTATCGCGAGATTCGTAGGCGGTTTGGCGAGGACAAAAATTCTCGAGCTCTCCAAGACGAGCTAAAGGAAAAGGATGATGAGTTGGTGAAGGTCATTGAAAAATGCAGCGTTCTTAAGGGGGCGCTAAGGGACAAAGAAGAGGAGTTAGAGGTTAGTAGGGGGGTCGAAGCCCAGTGCGGCGATCTCCAAGCCCAGGTGATCTTGTTGCGCGCCGAACTCAAGGAATGTGAATTCAAAGCTGATGATTTAAGTGGCGAGGTTGCCGAGAAGGCAGCGGATCTCAAGAAGGTGGAGTTAGCTCAGTCTGGGGCTATGAGGAAGATGAAGGCTTTGGAGATCGTAATATGTGTTCTCTGTTCCGAGCGAGAGAATACCTTGGAGACGGCCAGACTCAAAGAAGAGTGGCTTGATGAACGAATTAGAGAATAG